One region of Flavobacterium sp. GSB-24 genomic DNA includes:
- a CDS encoding SPOR domain-containing protein: MRILSPSKSLLLTITTIAFAHNINAQDQNLTLNQDPKFEQLLNDKRKINTSINTNDTYRIQIFSGKSDEAKKTLSDFKRENSNIDGTIIFSTPNYKVIVGNFKTRIEAERNLAEIKKRYKSVFLLKPGK; this comes from the coding sequence ATGAGAATTTTAAGTCCTTCAAAAAGCCTTTTATTAACAATTACAACGATTGCTTTTGCGCATAACATTAACGCACAAGACCAAAATTTAACATTGAATCAAGATCCTAAATTTGAGCAATTGTTAAATGACAAACGTAAAATTAACACGTCAATAAATACAAACGATACTTATCGAATCCAAATCTTTAGCGGGAAAAGCGATGAAGCAAAAAAAACACTGTCGGATTTTAAAAGAGAAAATTCAAACATTGACGGAACAATTATATTTAGCACTCCAAATTATAAAGTAATTGTAGGAAACTTTAAAACCAGAATAGAAGCTGAAAGAAATTTAGCCGAAATTAAAAAAAGATATAAAAGCGTTTTTTTACTCAAACCTGGAAAATAA
- a CDS encoding cytochrome c yields MKRIYKITLLVGITILVSSCHNNSAPNYQYFPNMYESVAYEPYTEAKIFKGGKEGQLPVAGTINRGFEPYEYENSTAGYELAKANLKSPLDSIERNSGKGKELFEIYCISCHGATGNGKGKLVEREKFLGVPSYKDREITEGSIFHVETYGLNAMGSHANQLSAHERWLVADYVLKLKSQL; encoded by the coding sequence ATGAAAAGGATATATAAAATAACACTTTTAGTTGGTATAACTATTTTAGTTTCATCTTGCCACAATAATTCGGCACCGAACTATCAGTATTTCCCTAATATGTATGAATCTGTAGCTTATGAGCCATATACAGAAGCAAAAATATTTAAAGGAGGAAAAGAAGGACAGCTTCCTGTTGCAGGAACTATTAATAGAGGTTTTGAGCCTTATGAATATGAAAATTCAACTGCTGGTTACGAATTGGCAAAAGCTAATTTAAAATCTCCTTTGGATTCTATTGAAAGAAATTCTGGAAAAGGTAAAGAGCTTTTCGAGATTTACTGTATCAGCTGCCATGGCGCTACTGGTAATGGTAAAGGTAAATTGGTTGAGAGAGAAAAATTTCTTGGAGTACCTAGCTATAAAGACAGAGAAATCACTGAAGGAAGTATCTTTCATGTTGAGACTTATGGTTTAAATGCAATGGGTTCACATGCAAATCAATTAAGTGCTCACGAACGTTGGTTAGTTGCTGACTATGTTCTGAAACTAAAAAGCCAATTATAA
- a CDS encoding DUF4920 domain-containing protein encodes MKLRICTIVLLISFSSLCFSQEAVEKAAPPAGNALVGDYYGSDVSNGSVNKAVSVEKLEKDLKITNKIENVAVKGEVTDVCPKKGCWLSLKTEDGSVFFVKMKDYAFFVPTALKGKNVVLEGVAEKKVTSVEELKHYAKDAKKTKDEIDAIKSPKEEIRFLANGIKVVN; translated from the coding sequence ATGAAACTAAGAATATGTACAATTGTTTTGTTAATTAGTTTTTCTTCTTTATGCTTTTCACAGGAAGCTGTAGAGAAAGCTGCGCCTCCTGCTGGTAATGCATTAGTTGGAGATTACTATGGATCAGATGTTTCAAATGGTTCAGTTAATAAGGCGGTTTCGGTTGAGAAATTAGAGAAAGATTTAAAGATTACTAACAAAATCGAAAATGTAGCTGTAAAAGGCGAAGTGACGGATGTCTGTCCAAAGAAAGGATGTTGGTTGAGTCTTAAGACTGAAGATGGATCTGTTTTCTTTGTTAAAATGAAAGATTATGCTTTTTTTGTTCCTACAGCACTAAAAGGTAAAAATGTAGTTTTAGAAGGTGTTGCTGAGAAAAAAGTTACTTCTGTTGAAGAATTGAAACATTATGCAAAGGATGCTAAAAAGACAAAAGATGAAATAGATGCGATCAAGTCACCAAAAGAAGAAATACGATTTTTAGCGAATGGAATTAAAGTAGTAAATTAA
- a CDS encoding c-type cytochrome, protein MKKVGNHNSISRKLLFGLSLTLIFSLTSFAQDAAAPAAPEAAAAAPAAGGGDPVKGKELFNANCAACHKLDAKSTGPALRGVAAKHDMAWIYKWVHNSSDMIKSGDPVAVKLFEENNKAVMTSFPQLSEGDIDNIIAYTSEVKAEPAKAPGAATPPGTDVQGGGISNNIILGALALVMAILVVMLFMVNKVLTKVANKNGIEVAPKEARTPIWKAFVKNQFLVLVTSIFLLLASGYFVYGYLMQVGVDQNYEPIQPIHYSHKIHAGDNEINCKYCHSASRVSKTAGIPSLNVCMNCHKNISEVAETTATPEYSKAFYDAQIQKLYDAVGWDKTKQAYTGKTQPVKWVRIHNLPDFVYFNHSQHVSVAGIECQTCHGPVQEFEIMKQYSKLTMGWCVDCHRKTDVKMEGNAYYDKIHAELSKKYGVEKLTAAQMGGLECGKCHY, encoded by the coding sequence ATGAAAAAGGTGGGTAACCATAATTCGATCTCAAGAAAATTGCTGTTTGGCTTATCGCTGACGTTAATTTTCTCCCTAACTTCATTTGCTCAAGATGCTGCTGCTCCGGCGGCGCCTGAAGCTGCGGCTGCTGCTCCTGCTGCAGGTGGCGGTGATCCAGTAAAAGGGAAGGAACTTTTTAATGCAAATTGCGCTGCATGTCACAAATTAGATGCTAAATCAACTGGTCCTGCTTTAAGAGGGGTAGCGGCTAAGCATGATATGGCTTGGATTTACAAGTGGGTGCATAACAGTTCTGACATGATTAAGTCAGGTGATCCTGTTGCTGTTAAACTTTTTGAGGAAAATAACAAAGCTGTTATGACTTCGTTTCCTCAATTGTCTGAAGGAGATATTGATAATATTATAGCCTATACTTCTGAAGTAAAAGCTGAGCCTGCAAAGGCTCCTGGGGCTGCAACGCCTCCTGGTACTGATGTTCAAGGCGGTGGAATTTCAAATAACATTATTTTAGGAGCTCTTGCTCTTGTAATGGCTATTTTAGTTGTGATGTTGTTCATGGTGAACAAGGTTTTAACTAAAGTTGCAAATAAAAATGGTATTGAAGTTGCTCCAAAAGAAGCTAGAACTCCAATCTGGAAAGCTTTCGTTAAAAATCAATTCTTGGTTTTAGTGACTTCTATCTTTTTGCTTTTGGCAAGTGGTTATTTTGTATACGGATACTTGATGCAAGTAGGTGTAGATCAGAATTATGAGCCAATTCAGCCAATTCACTATTCTCACAAAATTCACGCTGGTGATAACGAAATCAATTGTAAATATTGCCACTCTGCTTCTCGTGTAAGTAAAACAGCTGGAATTCCTTCATTGAATGTTTGTATGAACTGTCATAAAAATATTTCTGAGGTTGCTGAAACAACTGCTACTCCTGAGTACAGTAAAGCTTTCTATGATGCGCAGATTCAAAAATTATATGATGCTGTTGGATGGGATAAGACTAAACAGGCTTATACTGGAAAAACTCAACCTGTAAAATGGGTTCGTATTCATAATCTTCCTGATTTTGTTTACTTCAATCACTCACAACACGTTTCTGTTGCTGGAATTGAATGTCAAACTTGTCACGGACCAGTTCAAGAATTTGAAATCATGAAGCAATACTCTAAATTAACAATGGGATGGTGTGTGGATTGCCACAGAAAAACTGATGTTAAGATGGAAGGTAACGCTTACTATGATAAGATTCATGCTGAACTTTCTAAAAAATACGGTGTAGAGAAATTAACTGCAGCGCAAATGGGAGGTTTAGAATGCGGTAAATGCCACTATTAA
- a CDS encoding TAT-variant-translocated molybdopterin oxidoreductase: MSSNKKYWKSVEELENSSIVEALRNNEFVEEIPTDEFLGNADALSTSGTSRRDFLKYVGFSTAAVTLAACEGPVHKSIPYVLQPEQIIPGVADYYATTVFDGFDFANLLVKTREGRPIKIENNKIAGAKFSANARIHASILGLYDSGRLKEPKVDGKDSTWSAADLRIKSSLADAKAKGGQVVLLTNTLASPSTEKLIAEFIAKNPNAKHVVYDAVSSSEALDAFESVFGERALVDYDFSKSSLIVSVGADFLGDWQGGGYDTGYAQGRIPQNGKMSRHFQFESNMTLSGAAADKRVPMTTAVQKQALVQIYNIIAGASVPVALDEKVKAEVVKAAQQLKAAGPKGVLVSGIEDKNAQLLVLAINQALASEAFTTAGARQIRKGSNAVVAQLIKDLNAGSVHTLIMSGVNPVYTLADSAAFVSGLKKVKTSVAFALKEDETASIVTVAAPAPHYLESWGDVELTKGTYSLTQPTIRPIFNTKQFQDVLLSLNGTAGTFYDYIKANSGVFTAGSSWNKVLHDGVYVVGATALAGGAIDATAAASAVARSKSAGDFELVLYTKTGMGDGQHANNPWLQEFPDPITRVSWDNYVTVSNADAKKIGLSNEIVANGGLNGSYATITTADGVKLENVPVIVQPGQAVGTIGLAVGYGRKASLKEEMQVGINAYALYKGFNGVQSVSIVKAGGEHEFACVQGQKTLMGRGDIIKETSLEVFNTKDAEHWNEKPMVSLDHQEVEATTVDLWESFDRTTGHHFNLSIDLNACTGCGACVIACHAENNVPVVGKAEVRRSRDMHWLRIDRYYSSESTFEGDNERKEGIAGLSSSLSTFNEMEKPGDNPQVAFQPVMCQHCNHAPCETVCPVAATSHGRQGQNHMAYNRCVGTRYCANNCPYKVRRFNWFLYNKNSEFDYHMNDDLGRMVLNPDVNVRSRGVMEKCSFCIQSTQAVILQAKREGRVVAKDEFNNAVACSAACSSGAMIFGDVNDKESEVAKLAESERAYHLLEHVGTKPNVFYHVKVRNT; this comes from the coding sequence ATGTCATCAAACAAAAAATACTGGAAAAGTGTTGAAGAGCTAGAAAATAGCTCTATTGTTGAGGCGCTTAGAAATAACGAGTTTGTTGAAGAAATTCCTACTGATGAGTTTTTGGGTAACGCTGATGCTTTATCTACATCAGGGACTTCACGTCGTGACTTTTTAAAGTACGTAGGGTTTAGTACTGCAGCTGTTACATTAGCTGCCTGCGAAGGTCCTGTTCACAAGTCTATCCCTTATGTATTACAACCAGAGCAAATCATTCCTGGTGTTGCGGATTATTATGCAACTACAGTTTTTGATGGTTTTGATTTTGCTAATCTTTTGGTGAAAACTCGCGAGGGTCGTCCAATTAAAATTGAAAACAATAAAATTGCAGGAGCTAAATTTTCTGCGAATGCTAGAATTCATGCTTCTATATTAGGGTTGTATGATAGCGGTCGTTTGAAAGAGCCTAAAGTAGATGGAAAAGATTCTACTTGGTCTGCTGCTGATCTAAGAATCAAATCTAGCTTAGCTGATGCAAAAGCTAAAGGTGGTCAAGTTGTATTGTTAACTAATACTTTAGCAAGTCCATCTACAGAAAAATTAATTGCTGAGTTTATTGCTAAAAATCCTAATGCGAAGCATGTTGTCTATGATGCAGTTTCTTCATCTGAAGCTTTAGATGCCTTTGAATCTGTATTTGGTGAGAGAGCTTTAGTAGATTACGATTTTTCAAAATCTTCTTTAATTGTATCTGTTGGTGCTGATTTCTTAGGAGACTGGCAAGGTGGTGGATATGACACTGGATATGCACAAGGACGTATTCCTCAAAACGGAAAAATGTCTCGTCACTTTCAGTTTGAATCAAATATGACATTATCTGGAGCTGCTGCAGATAAGCGTGTTCCAATGACTACAGCTGTTCAAAAACAAGCTTTAGTTCAAATTTATAATATTATTGCAGGTGCTTCTGTTCCTGTGGCTTTAGATGAAAAAGTTAAAGCTGAAGTAGTAAAAGCTGCTCAGCAACTTAAAGCTGCTGGACCAAAAGGAGTTTTAGTATCTGGAATTGAAGATAAAAATGCTCAATTATTAGTATTAGCTATTAATCAAGCATTGGCTAGTGAAGCTTTCACTACAGCTGGAGCAAGACAAATTAGAAAAGGTTCTAATGCAGTTGTTGCACAGTTAATTAAAGATTTGAACGCTGGAAGTGTTCATACTTTAATTATGAGCGGAGTTAATCCAGTTTATACATTAGCTGATTCTGCTGCTTTCGTATCTGGATTGAAAAAAGTTAAAACTTCTGTTGCTTTTGCATTAAAAGAAGATGAAACTGCGTCAATTGTTACAGTTGCTGCACCGGCTCCTCATTATTTAGAGTCTTGGGGTGATGTTGAATTGACAAAAGGAACTTATAGTTTGACTCAACCTACTATTCGTCCTATCTTTAATACAAAACAATTTCAAGACGTATTATTATCATTAAATGGTACTGCGGGTACTTTTTATGATTATATAAAAGCAAATTCAGGAGTGTTTACTGCTGGGTCATCTTGGAATAAAGTATTGCATGATGGTGTTTATGTAGTTGGTGCTACTGCTTTGGCCGGTGGTGCAATTGATGCTACTGCTGCTGCAAGTGCTGTTGCAAGATCTAAATCAGCTGGAGACTTTGAGTTAGTATTGTATACTAAAACGGGTATGGGTGATGGACAACATGCAAATAACCCTTGGTTGCAAGAATTTCCAGATCCAATCACAAGAGTTTCTTGGGATAACTATGTTACTGTTTCAAATGCTGATGCTAAGAAAATCGGTTTGTCAAATGAAATTGTTGCAAACGGAGGTTTAAATGGTAGTTATGCTACTATTACGACAGCTGACGGAGTTAAATTGGAAAATGTTCCAGTTATCGTTCAGCCAGGTCAAGCAGTTGGAACTATTGGTTTAGCTGTTGGTTACGGACGTAAAGCATCTCTAAAAGAAGAAATGCAAGTAGGTATTAATGCTTACGCTTTATATAAAGGATTTAATGGAGTTCAATCTGTATCTATCGTTAAAGCTGGTGGAGAACATGAGTTTGCTTGTGTTCAAGGTCAAAAAACTTTAATGGGTAGAGGAGATATTATTAAAGAAACTTCCTTAGAAGTATTTAATACTAAAGATGCAGAACATTGGAATGAAAAACCAATGGTATCTTTAGATCACCAAGAAGTAGAGGCTACAACAGTAGACCTTTGGGAATCATTTGACCGTACAACTGGTCATCATTTTAATCTTTCAATTGACTTAAACGCTTGTACTGGATGTGGTGCTTGTGTTATTGCTTGTCACGCTGAGAACAACGTTCCTGTTGTAGGAAAAGCGGAAGTTAGAAGAAGCCGTGATATGCACTGGTTGCGTATCGATAGATATTATTCTTCTGAAAGCACTTTTGAAGGCGATAACGAAAGAAAAGAAGGAATTGCTGGTTTATCTAGTTCATTATCTACATTTAATGAGATGGAAAAACCTGGGGATAATCCTCAAGTAGCATTCCAGCCAGTAATGTGTCAGCACTGTAACCACGCACCGTGTGAGACAGTTTGTCCTGTGGCTGCTACATCTCATGGTCGTCAAGGTCAAAATCATATGGCTTACAACAGATGTGTTGGTACTCGTTATTGTGCAAACAACTGTCCTTATAAAGTACGTCGTTTCAACTGGTTCTTATATAACAAGAATAGTGAATTCGATTATCATATGAATGACGATTTAGGTCGTATGGTATTAAATCCAGACGTAAACGTTCGTTCTCGTGGTGTTATGGAAAAATGTTCTTTCTGTATCCAAAGTACTCAAGCTGTAATTCTTCAAGCAAAACGCGAAGGAAGAGTAGTTGCAAAAGATGAGTTTAACAATGCTGTTGCTTGTTCTGCTGCTTGTTCTTCTGGAGCTATGATTTTTGGAGACGTTAATGATAAAGAAAGTGAAGTTGCTAAACTTGCTGAAAGCGAAAGAGCATATCACTTATTAGAGCATGTGGGTACAAAACCAAATGTTTTCTATCATGTTAAAGTTAGAAATACTTAG
- a CDS encoding DUF3341 domain-containing protein, with protein sequence MSNKVIYAIYNDDDILMDAVKKTRAAHHHIEEVFTPFPVHGLDKAMGLAPTRLAICAFLYGCVGISVATTMMSYIMIHDWPQDIGGKPSFSFIQNMPSFVPIMFEMTVFFAAHLMVITFYMRSRLWPFKEAENPDVRTTDDHFLMEVAVNNNEAELVSFFEGTGAVEVKVIEKN encoded by the coding sequence ATGAGTAATAAAGTTATATACGCCATTTATAATGACGATGACATTTTGATGGATGCAGTAAAGAAAACTAGAGCTGCTCATCATCATATTGAAGAGGTTTTTACTCCATTCCCAGTTCACGGATTGGATAAAGCTATGGGATTAGCACCAACGAGATTAGCAATATGTGCTTTTTTATACGGATGTGTTGGTATTTCTGTTGCAACAACTATGATGAGCTATATCATGATTCATGACTGGCCGCAAGATATTGGAGGTAAACCAAGTTTTAGTTTTATACAAAACATGCCTTCTTTTGTGCCAATTATGTTTGAGATGACTGTATTCTTCGCAGCTCACTTAATGGTAATTACTTTTTATATGAGAAGTAGATTATGGCCTTTTAAAGAAGCTGAAAATCCAGATGTTAGAACAACAGATGACCATTTCTTAATGGAAGTTGCTGTAAATAATAACGAAGCTGAATTGGTTTCTTTCTTTGAAGGAACGGGTGCGGTTGAAGTTAAAGTAATAGAAAAGAATTAA
- the nrfD gene encoding NrfD/PsrC family molybdoenzyme membrane anchor subunit: MSSHYEAPIRKPLVIGDKSYHDVTVDVAAPVEGPANKQWWIVFTIALVAFLWGLGCIIYTVSTGIGTWGLNKTVGWAWDITNFVWWVGIGHAGTLISAVLLLFRQRWRMAINRSAEAMTIFSVVQAGLFPIIHMGRPWLAYWVLPIPNQFGSLWVNFNSPLLWDVFAISTYLSVSLVFWWTGLLPDFAMLRDRAITPFNKRVYSILSFGWSGRAKDWQRFEEVSLVLAGLATPLVLSVHTIVSMDFATSVIPGWHTTIFPPYFVAGAVFSGFAMVNTLLIVMRKVSNLEAYITLQHIELMNIIIMITGSIVGVAYITELFVAWYSGVEYEQYAFLNRATGPYWWAYWSMMTCNVFSPQFMWFKKLRTSIMFSFIISIVVNIGMWFERFVIIVTSLHRDYLPSSWTMFSPTFVDIGIFIGTIGFFFVLFLLYSRTFPVIAQAEVKTILKGTGDNYIRERANKDSHHE; encoded by the coding sequence ATGTCGTCTCATTACGAAGCACCCATTAGAAAACCTTTAGTTATAGGTGATAAATCATATCACGATGTAACTGTAGATGTGGCAGCGCCTGTTGAAGGACCTGCAAATAAACAATGGTGGATTGTATTTACAATCGCATTAGTAGCCTTCCTTTGGGGGTTAGGTTGTATAATTTACACCGTATCTACCGGTATCGGAACATGGGGATTAAATAAAACAGTTGGTTGGGCTTGGGATATCACTAACTTCGTTTGGTGGGTAGGTATTGGTCACGCCGGAACATTAATTTCTGCGGTATTATTACTTTTCCGTCAACGTTGGAGAATGGCTATTAACCGTTCTGCAGAAGCGATGACTATCTTCTCGGTAGTACAAGCAGGTCTATTTCCAATTATTCACATGGGACGTCCATGGTTAGCATACTGGGTTTTACCTATTCCAAATCAATTTGGATCTCTATGGGTAAACTTTAACTCACCATTACTTTGGGACGTATTTGCGATTTCAACGTATCTTTCAGTATCATTAGTTTTCTGGTGGACTGGTTTGTTACCTGACTTTGCAATGCTTCGTGATAGAGCTATAACTCCATTTAATAAAAGAGTTTATTCTATCTTAAGTTTTGGATGGAGTGGTAGAGCAAAAGACTGGCAGCGTTTTGAAGAAGTATCTTTAGTATTAGCTGGTTTGGCTACTCCTCTTGTACTTTCTGTACACACGATTGTATCTATGGACTTTGCTACTTCTGTAATTCCTGGATGGCATACAACAATTTTCCCTCCTTACTTCGTTGCGGGAGCGGTATTCTCAGGATTCGCAATGGTTAATACATTGTTGATCGTTATGAGAAAAGTTTCTAATCTTGAAGCATACATTACATTACAACATATTGAATTGATGAATATCATTATTATGATTACTGGTTCTATTGTTGGGGTTGCTTATATTACTGAGTTATTTGTAGCTTGGTATTCAGGAGTAGAGTATGAGCAATATGCATTTTTAAATAGAGCTACTGGACCTTACTGGTGGGCATATTGGTCGATGATGACTTGTAACGTGTTCTCTCCTCAGTTCATGTGGTTTAAAAAATTAAGAACTAGTATCATGTTCTCATTCATTATTTCGATTGTAGTAAATATCGGAATGTGGTTCGAAAGATTCGTAATTATTGTTACTTCTTTACATAGAGATTACCTTCCATCTTCTTGGACAATGTTCTCACCAACATTTGTTGATATTGGAATTTTCATTGGAACAATTGGTTTCTTCTTCGTATTGTTTTTATTGTATTCAAGAACTTTTCCTGTAATTGCTCAGGCAGAGGTTAAAACAATTTTGAAAGGAACAGGAGATAATTACATTAGAGAAAGAGCAAATAAAGATTCACATCATGAGTAA
- a CDS encoding quinol:cytochrome C oxidoreductase, with product MYTFSSKLKTFSIILMAVGLLGIGYGFLSAPKDIQEVEKILAAEEHGSHGAAHEEKAEASHKGEGHHAAAEAAHDTHKGAEHAEVSGDNEHEKHLEHVLHQLQNKPWSAVYVACIFFLLLSMGVLAFYAIQQVAQAGWSPVLFRVMQGITAYLPAGSIIFFIILVLCGLHFNHIFVWLGEGVTDPNSPNYDAIIAGKSGYLNFPFWIARAFIFLLGWNIYRHFSRKNCLAQDEANDDLYYKKNFKASAGFLVFFIVSESIMSWDWIMSFDPHWFSTLFGWYVFASFFVSGITSIALVTIYLKSKGYLEYVNTSHIHDLAKFMFGISVFWTYLWFSQFMLIWYANIPEEVTYFVTRIQLYNLPFFGAVVMNFVFPLLILINTDFKRLNWVVVMAGVVILLGHYVDFFNMIMPGTVGDKWFIGVPEIASILFFLGLFIFVVFTALTKSPLLAKRNPFIEESKHFHY from the coding sequence ATGTATACATTTTCAAGTAAATTAAAAACTTTTTCTATCATCTTAATGGCCGTTGGTTTATTAGGAATTGGGTATGGTTTTTTAAGTGCGCCAAAAGATATTCAAGAAGTTGAAAAAATACTAGCTGCAGAAGAACATGGTTCTCATGGTGCTGCACATGAAGAAAAAGCGGAGGCATCTCATAAAGGAGAAGGTCATCATGCTGCTGCTGAAGCTGCACATGACACTCACAAAGGTGCTGAGCACGCTGAAGTTTCTGGTGATAATGAACACGAGAAACATTTAGAGCACGTATTGCACCAATTACAAAACAAACCTTGGTCTGCAGTATATGTAGCTTGTATTTTCTTTTTACTGCTTTCTATGGGAGTTTTAGCTTTTTATGCTATTCAACAAGTTGCTCAGGCAGGTTGGTCTCCAGTTTTATTTAGAGTAATGCAAGGTATAACAGCTTATTTACCAGCTGGTTCAATTATCTTTTTTATAATTTTAGTTTTATGTGGATTACATTTCAACCATATTTTTGTATGGTTAGGTGAAGGTGTAACAGATCCTAATAGTCCAAATTATGATGCTATTATTGCAGGTAAGTCAGGATATTTAAACTTTCCTTTCTGGATAGCAAGAGCTTTCATCTTTTTATTAGGGTGGAACATCTACCGTCATTTTTCTAGAAAAAACTGTTTAGCACAAGATGAGGCAAACGATGATCTTTACTACAAAAAGAATTTCAAAGCTTCTGCTGGATTCTTAGTATTCTTTATTGTTTCTGAATCTATTATGTCTTGGGATTGGATTATGTCTTTCGATCCACACTGGTTTAGTACTTTGTTTGGATGGTACGTATTTGCTTCGTTCTTCGTAAGTGGAATTACTTCGATTGCTTTAGTGACTATATACTTAAAATCTAAAGGATACTTAGAGTATGTAAATACTAGTCATATTCACGATTTAGCTAAATTTATGTTTGGTATTAGTGTATTCTGGACTTATTTATGGTTCTCTCAATTTATGTTAATTTGGTATGCTAATATTCCAGAAGAGGTAACTTATTTCGTAACAAGAATTCAATTATATAACCTTCCATTCTTTGGGGCGGTTGTTATGAACTTTGTTTTCCCATTATTAATATTAATTAATACTGACTTTAAACGCCTTAACTGGGTTGTTGTTATGGCTGGTGTTGTAATATTATTAGGTCATTATGTTGATTTCTTTAATATGATTATGCCTGGTACAGTAGGAGACAAATGGTTTATTGGAGTTCCTGAAATTGCATCTATTCTTTTCTTCTTAGGTTTATTTATATTTGTTGTATTTACTGCATTAACTAAATCTCCTTTGCTTGCAAAAAGAAATCCTTTCATTGAAGAAAGTAAACATTTTCATTATTAA
- a CDS encoding cytochrome c oxidase subunit II, with product MTSLLVIIVLVLLAVALWQLTKIFDLTQVGASSDDSQVASDNDNNIQGYILFGFLAFIYIFTIYGLLKWGNLALHTPASEHGLLVDNLMNITWVLIFTVQVITQGLLYWFSFKYKGNKEKKALFFADSNKLEAIWSIIPSVVLACLILYGLYAWNNIMFVDKDEDVIEIELYAQQFKWTARYAGADNTLGKANVRLIEGVNTLGVDMSDKNSQDDIVVSELHIPKGKKVHFKMRSQDVLHSAYFPHFRAQMNCVPGMVTEFAFVPTYTTAEYRELPFMVEKVAHINKLRAEKSVDLVAKGGTALDPYTFDYLLLCNKICGASHYNMQMKVVVDTPEDYKKWLSEKTTLAQDIKAAAAAEKPAAEGAAPTTDTAAKVIDTVKAVVDTVKAAVAKVAMK from the coding sequence ATGACAAGTTTGTTGGTAATTATAGTTTTAGTTTTATTAGCAGTTGCATTATGGCAATTGACCAAGATATTTGATCTTACTCAAGTAGGAGCATCTTCGGACGATTCTCAAGTTGCATCAGATAATGATAATAACATTCAGGGATATATTTTGTTTGGCTTTTTAGCGTTCATCTATATATTTACTATTTATGGTTTACTAAAATGGGGTAATTTAGCACTTCATACTCCTGCATCAGAGCATGGACTTTTAGTAGATAATTTAATGAATATTACTTGGGTTTTAATTTTTACTGTTCAAGTTATTACTCAAGGTTTATTATATTGGTTTTCTTTCAAATACAAAGGGAATAAAGAGAAAAAAGCATTGTTTTTTGCTGATAGTAATAAATTAGAGGCAATTTGGAGTATTATTCCTTCTGTTGTTTTAGCTTGTTTAATTCTTTATGGATTGTATGCTTGGAACAATATCATGTTTGTTGATAAAGATGAAGATGTTATAGAGATTGAATTATATGCTCAACAGTTTAAATGGACTGCAAGATATGCAGGTGCTGATAATACTTTAGGAAAAGCTAACGTGAGATTAATCGAAGGTGTAAATACTTTAGGAGTAGATATGTCTGATAAAAATTCTCAAGATGATATTGTAGTTTCTGAATTACATATCCCAAAAGGAAAAAAAGTGCATTTTAAAATGCGTTCTCAAGACGTTCTACACTCAGCTTACTTTCCTCACTTTAGAGCACAAATGAACTGTGTTCCTGGTATGGTTACTGAATTTGCTTTTGTTCCAACTTATACTACTGCTGAATACAGAGAGTTGCCATTTATGGTTGAAAAGGTTGCACATATTAATAAGCTTAGAGCTGAAAAAAGCGTTGATTTAGTTGCAAAGGGAGGAACAGCATTAGATCCTTATACATTTGATTATTTATTATTATGTAATAAAATTTGTGGAGCTTCACATTATAACATGCAAATGAAAGTTGTTGTAGATACTCCAGAAGACTACAAGAAATGGTTAAGTGAGAAAACTACTTTAGCTCAGGATATCAAAGCGGCTGCGGCTGCTGAGAAACCAGCTGCTGAAGGAGCTGCACCAACTACAGACACTGCTGCAAAAGTAATCGATACTGTTAAAGCAGTTGTTGATACAGTTAAAGCGGCTGTAGCTAAAGTTGCGATGAAATAA